From Paenarthrobacter sp. A20:
TTGTCCGAGGCCAGAGTGGTGTTGGGGAAGTTCCGGGCACTCGTCTCATAGCCTTCAGTGGCATAAACCTCGTTACAGGCCCTCTCCGTCAGGGCGATCTGCGACACCGCGAGCACCTGCCCGGCAGCGCTGGTGTTGCTCATGGATTCGAATACCTCAAAGTGAATATGTGGCCAGCGGCCGCTATAGGCGCCGGGATAGATGGTGCTGAACGTGAGCTGCCCGTTCGCATCGGATTCCTGTACACCCCGGAGGTAGTTCTCGTTCTCAAGCCCTGAATCGTAAAGCGAGTACTTGCCGTTCTGGTCGCAATGCCAGACGTATACGGCAGCACCTGCCAGCGGTGAGCAGCCGTTCGCATTGTCCAGCAACGTCAGGGTCACCGTCAGTGGCACCCCCTCGGCTTTCGTGGTGGACGTGCCAAAGCTGGACCTTATGTCGCGGCGGACCACTCCCGATGCTTCCAGGACGTTTGGCCCATTGGAACCGTCGCCCGGGTAGGGTCCGAGTGTCTCCTCGGGGATCTCCACCCCACATTCGGCGATGGCACGTGTCACAGTGCTGGTCGCCGATGGCGAGGCGGCCGCCGTCGTGCTTTCCGTCGCAGTGGCGGTAGCGCTGGCGGTGCTCGACGGCGACGCGCTGCCGCCTCCCGTACTTGGCGTACAGGCTGCGAGGGCCGCTGACGCCCCCGCTCCGACGAGAACGCCCAGCGAGCGGCGCCGGGTCAGGAGGGTGGAAAGGTCGAACTCGAGGCCACGATCATGGTTCGGGTGCGGCTGATCTTGGTCCGCTGGTTCCTTGGACGGCTGTTGAGGAGAAGTCATGCATCCATGAAACGCGCCCTGCCTATGCCTTGTACATGGGGAAACTGTGCCGGGGCTGTGATCACATCGCCGATCCAAAAGATCAAAATGTGCAATATAGACAATTTCATATGCTTGTAATGCCCGTCACGTTGTGTCACGATGGCTCACAGAACGCATATCCACGGAAGGTTCCACCCATGAAGATCCAACTGAAACCAGTTCGGAAGCTCCGCATCCATTGGCCCATCCCGGCCGAAACCATGACGCAACTCGCCGGAGGCGACCTCGCCGCCCTGGAAGCGGACGCCGGCATCTCGTCCCTGCTGGAAGCACTGACAGAAAGCCCCGAGCTGGGCGGCTTTGGCAACTACCACCATGTCTTCGAGTCCTCCGCAGGCTACGAGGGCTTCACCGTTGCCGAGGGCGCAAACCCCACACTGGGCCGCGTAGGACAACGAACTATCTCGCCGACGTTCGTATTCACCTCCTACTTTGATGACTCGTTGGATGCCGACGCGGTTCACCAACTGGTCCAGAGGATCGTGGACATCCACCCCTGGGAGGTACCCGTTATTGAAGTGTCCGGGCCCCTGAGCGTCTCCAGCAGCGTTCTGACTCCGGTTGCCGAAAGCCGCGTGGCCTCATGACCACAGGACTTTGGCACGAGCTCGCTCCCCTGCTCCGCAACAGAACCTTCACGGACCTCACGCACGCCTTCCACCCCGGCCAGCCCCGGTTCTCCGCTTTCCCGGATGAATCCCGCGAGGCTCTCTTCGATATGGAGAAGGGCGACGGATTCACTGCCCACCGCTACTCAATAGTGGGCCAGTGGGGTACCCACGTGGACCCTCCTTCGCATTTTGTGCGCGGCGGACGGACCTTGGACCAGATACCCGTGGACGAGATGATTCTTCCCCTGGTTGTCCTGGACATCAGCCACCGCGTGCGCACGGACAGTGACGCCACCCCCACACTGGGCGACATCAAAGCCTGGGAAGCGCGAAACGGAGCAATCCCCAGCGGTTCATTCGTGGCCCTCCGCACAGGATGGAGCCACCGCTGGCCCGACAATGGGGCCATGGCCAACAAGGACGAATCCGGAACAAGCCATACCCCGGGCTGGTCGAAGGAGGTCCTTGAATACCTCGTCGAACATCGGGACGTGGCTGCGGTGGGCCACGAACAAACCGATACGGACCCTGGCGTAGCCACCTCCCGGCAGGACTTCAGCCTGGAGACCTACGTCCTTGCACAGGACAAATGGCAGATCGAACTTCTGGCGCATCTGGACGGGTTGCCCGAGGCCGGCGCCGTTCTGGTTGCGTCCTGGGCCAAGCCCCTGGAAGGCAGCGGCTTCCCGGCC
This genomic window contains:
- a CDS encoding intradiol ring-cleavage dioxygenase, with the protein product MTSPQQPSKEPADQDQPHPNHDRGLEFDLSTLLTRRRSLGVLVGAGASAALAACTPSTGGGSASPSSTASATATATESTTAAASPSATSTVTRAIAECGVEIPEETLGPYPGDGSNGPNVLEASGVVRRDIRSSFGTSTTKAEGVPLTVTLTLLDNANGCSPLAGAAVYVWHCDQNGKYSLYDSGLENENYLRGVQESDANGQLTFSTIYPGAYSGRWPHIHFEVFESMSNTSAAGQVLAVSQIALTERACNEVYATEGYETSARNFPNTTLASDNVFGDDGGIYQLATMSGSVAGGYTAALNVTV
- a CDS encoding cyclase family protein produces the protein MTTGLWHELAPLLRNRTFTDLTHAFHPGQPRFSAFPDESREALFDMEKGDGFTAHRYSIVGQWGTHVDPPSHFVRGGRTLDQIPVDEMILPLVVLDISHRVRTDSDATPTLGDIKAWEARNGAIPSGSFVALRTGWSHRWPDNGAMANKDESGTSHTPGWSKEVLEYLVEHRDVAAVGHEQTDTDPGVATSRQDFSLETYVLAQDKWQIELLAHLDGLPEAGAVLVASWAKPLEGSGFPARVFAIH